AGCAGGAAGAGGCTGGAGAGGTTGAGTATATAAGAAAGGAATGGTTTAAGGGGGCGATATGAAATTTACGGAATTTATTGGTCAGACCAGTATTGACTTTATGGGGTTTAGAAAGTATGCATTTGTATTTTCCGGTATTATTACGCTTATTGGTATTTTTGCTATAATACAAATCATTTTAGGCCACGGCAATCTGGGAATAGATTTTGGTGGTGGAACAGCCGTCCAGTTGAAGTTCGAGAAGCCTTTGAGGATTGATGCGGCAAGGTCTGTTCTGATACAAAATGGCATACAGGATGCTGAACTCCAGGAATTTCCGGAGGATAACAAGATCCTCATCAGGTTAAAGAAGCTTGTTGCTACTACTGAGCCTGTCGCAGACCGCATTATATCCATGTTCAAGCAGGATATACCGGACAATACATTTATTGTTGACAGTTCTACGGAGATAGGCCCTACCGTAGGCAGGCAACTCCAGAAGGACGCTATCACAGCGGTTATTTTATCTTTCATCGGCATCATCATCTATATCGCACTCAGGTTTGAATTCAAATTTGGTATTGCAGCCGCTATTGCGACATTTCATGATGTCATTGTTGTTGTGGGCTTATTCTATCTGCTTAATAAAGAAATAAACCTGCTGGTAATAACAGCGCTTCTCACACTTGCCGGCTATTCTCTGACAGATACGGTGGTTGTATTTGACCGTATCAGGGAGTATCTGCGCGTAAGACGCAAGGAGCCGATCGAAATAATTATTAACAATGGAATAAACCATGTCATAGGACGTACAGTTATTGTATCATTAACCACGCTCCTGGTTCTTGTAGCCCTATTTTTCTTTGGCGGGGAGGTAATTCATGATTTCTCATTTGCCCTTCTCATGGGGGTATTAGTCGGCACCTATTCGTCAATCTTCGTTGCAAGTCCACTCCTTGTTATATGGAAAGGAAAGGGCATAAACCCGAAGAAGTAGCCCCGGACTCCTTCACAGGATCATGTAAAATCCCCCTTAATCCCCCTTTTTCAAAGGGGGAAATCAGTTCCCCCTTTAGAAAAGGGGGGCAAGGGGGGATTTGAAAGGTGTTTTTGTATGAAAAAACGCTGGATAATGGGCGAGG
Above is a genomic segment from Nitrospirota bacterium containing:
- the secF gene encoding protein translocase subunit SecF; its protein translation is MKFTEFIGQTSIDFMGFRKYAFVFSGIITLIGIFAIIQIILGHGNLGIDFGGGTAVQLKFEKPLRIDAARSVLIQNGIQDAELQEFPEDNKILIRLKKLVATTEPVADRIISMFKQDIPDNTFIVDSSTEIGPTVGRQLQKDAITAVILSFIGIIIYIALRFEFKFGIAAAIATFHDVIVVVGLFYLLNKEINLLVITALLTLAGYSLTDTVVVFDRIREYLRVRRKEPIEIIINNGINHVIGRTVIVSLTTLLVLVALFFFGGEVIHDFSFALLMGVLVGTYSSIFVASPLLVIWKGKGINPKK